GCGCCGACGACGCACAGGATACGGTGAACCTTGTTGTCTGGCTGGGTCATGGTCATTCGTGGCTGTCGATGGATGAAGTGGCGTGGGTCGCGGGCGTGCGCACGATTTTCTTGAGGATCGACAGGACGGAACCCATCGATTTTTCCAGCCGCAGCATGCGCTCGTCCAGCACGGACGGGTACTGGTTGCCGAACACGGCATGCTCGGCATCGATGCCGTCGTCGCCGGCCACGAACGGCAGCGCCGTCGCGGCGGCGGGCGGTGCCTGGAATTCCTGGTCGATGTCGCGGATGACGGTCTCGATGTCGGCCTCCGTGAAGGCATGCATCTCTTCCAGGAAGCCCATCAGCAAGAGGCGGTCGCACAGGTGGTTGGTCTTGCGCGGAATGCCGCCCGTGAACTGGTAAATCGCCGCGTGGGCGCCCGGCGCGAAGGAAGGATCGCCCTTCCAGCCGACCGTCAGCAGGCGGTGCTCGATGTAGGCCTGGGTTTCCAGCGCATCCATCGGGCCCAGGTGGTAGGTGGCGATGACGCGCTGGCGCAACTGCTGCATGCCGGGGCTGTGCAGCGTGGTGCGAAACTCGGGCTGCCCCAACAGGAAGGTCTGCAACAGCGATTTCTCGTCGGTCTGGAAGTTGGACAGCATGCGCAATTCTTCCACCACGCGGGGCGTCAGGTTCTGCGCTTCGTCAACGACCAGCAGTGCTCGCTTGCCCTGCTGGTCGCACGTGCGCAGGAAAGCCTCCAGCCGGGCCAGCAACGTGGTCTTGCTGGCGCTCTCCTCGAACGGCAGGCCGAAGCCGGCCACGACGCTGCGCAGGATGTCGTCGCAATCCACGTGCGTGTTGACGATATGGGCCGCGACGATGCGCTCCGGCTGCAACTGGCGCAGCAGGTGGCGCACCAGCGTCGTCTTGCCGGCGCCGATCTCGCCCGTGATGACGATGAACCCCTCGCCTTGCGACAGGCCATACTCGAGGTAGGCCATGGCGCGCTTGTGACCCTTGCTGCCAAAGAAGAAATGCGGGTCGGGGCGCAGTCGGAAGGGCTTGTCGCTCAGCCCGTAGTAAGTCTCATA
This is a stretch of genomic DNA from Pseudoduganella chitinolytica. It encodes these proteins:
- a CDS encoding XrtA/PEP-CTERM system-associated ATPase; this encodes MYETYYGLSDKPFRLRPDPHFFFGSKGHKRAMAYLEYGLSQGEGFIVITGEIGAGKTTLVRHLLRQLQPERIVAAHIVNTHVDCDDILRSVVAGFGLPFEESASKTTLLARLEAFLRTCDQQGKRALLVVDEAQNLTPRVVEELRMLSNFQTDEKSLLQTFLLGQPEFRTTLHSPGMQQLRQRVIATYHLGPMDALETQAYIEHRLLTVGWKGDPSFAPGAHAAIYQFTGGIPRKTNHLCDRLLLMGFLEEMHAFTEADIETVIRDIDQEFQAPPAAATALPFVAGDDGIDAEHAVFGNQYPSVLDERMLRLEKSMGSVLSILKKIVRTPATHATSSIDSHE